Proteins found in one Aspergillus chevalieri M1 DNA, chromosome 2, nearly complete sequence genomic segment:
- a CDS encoding uncharacterized protein (COG:S;~EggNog:ENOG410PJ2J;~InterPro:IPR001279,IPR036388,IPR036866;~PFAM:PF00753;~SMCOG1170:metallo-beta-lactamase family protein;~antiSMASH:Cluster_2.2), translated as MSRKINDTFDACFWEEYLESQGSRLPPLPDVQRITPRVVRVLAGNPGGFQLQGTNTYLVGSGREKILIDTGQGLPVWIDHIAQVVAENDLKIVAALITHWHGDHTGGVPDLLVHFPHLKSAIYKNQPDRGQQDILDGQVFQVEGATIRALHTPGHAVDHMCFVLEEEQAIFTGDNVLGHGFTVVEDLGAYTNSLGIMNDQGCQIGYPAHGVVITDMPAKMAEYRDQRLRRERQVISALRESRQKNAGRGSITVQEVVQSVHGTVPEDVSKKALEPFMQEVLLKLAGDRKVAFELQGGVKRWFIVGNRV; from the exons ATGTCTCGGAAGATCAACGACACCTTCGATGCGTGCTTCTGGGAGGAGTATCTGGAGAGCCAAGGTTCACGATTACCTCCATTACCGGATGTTCAGCGCATCACTCCTCGAGTTGTACGTGTGCTTGCGGGTAATCCTGGCGGG TTCCAATTGCAGGGTACCAACACATACCTAGTGGGCAGTGGGCGCGAGAAGATTCTCATCGATACCGGTCAAGGTCTACCGGTATGGATCGACCACATTGCCCAGGTTGTGGCCGAAAATGATCTGAAGATTGTGGCTGCATTAATCACCCACTGGCATGGCGATCATACTGGTGGCGTACCTGATCTTCTGGTTCATTTTCCGCATTTGAAATCTGCTATCTACAAGAATCAGCCAGACCGTGGCCAGCAGGACATTCTTGACGGACAGGTCTTCCAAGTAGAGGGAGCCACGATCCGTGCATTGCACACGCCTGGTCATGCTGTCGACCACATGTGCTTCGTActggaagaagaacaagccaTTTTCACCGGTGATAACGTTCTAGGTCATGGCTTTACGGTTGTGGAGGATCTCGGGGCGTATACGAACAGTCTCGGTATTATGAACGACCAAGGGTGCCAGATAGGGTATCCAGCACACGGCGTTGTGATTACCGATATGCCAGCGAAAATGGCAGAATATAGGGACCAGAGATTACGACGAGAGCGACAGGTTATTTCCGCATTACGGGAAAGTCGACAAAAGAATGCCGGACGAGGCAGTATTACGGTACAGGAAGTGGTGCAATCAGTGCATGGGACCGTTCCCGAGGATGTCAGTAAGAAGGCATTGGAGCCATTCATGCAGGAGGTACTTTTGAAGTTGGCGGGTGATCGTAAAGTTGCCTTTGAACTACAGGGAGGAGTAAAGCGGTGGTTTATTGTTGGTAATCGAGTTTGA
- a CDS encoding uncharacterized protein (COG:Q;~EggNog:ENOG410PI7V;~InterPro:IPR001128,IPR002403,IPR017972,IPR036396;~PFAM:PF00067;~SMCOG1034:cytochrome P450;~antiSMASH:Cluster_2.2;~go_function: GO:0004497 - monooxygenase activity [Evidence IEA];~go_function: GO:0005506 - iron ion binding [Evidence IEA];~go_function: GO:0016705 - oxidoreductase activity, acting on paired donors, with incorporation or reduction of molecular oxygen [Evidence IEA];~go_function: GO:0020037 - heme binding [Evidence IEA];~go_process: GO:0055114 - oxidation-reduction process [Evidence IEA]): MFFNKLDDISKETGKRGWIDLPCLFQYYAFDTIGMLAYGKRYGFIEQNSDINGIIKSTRAILDYTSYVGNYPLLDKATIKNPLMLWLGRMGFVQMTTPLIPFAINSQAGRLAEMRENPERKDTNRDILDSYLALHRAKPDVVTHDIVLELGVMLGFAGSESTGVALSAFLYHVTRHSDIYRRVRNELASHIDANTSHVSYTKAQSMPYFDACVKESFRIHPPSGFVMERVAPPQGVEIAGYKVPGNVIVGCNPHAVHRDKAIFGEDADVYRPERWLEASDAQAREMWKGMLHFGSGSHTCLGRHISVMEVYKLGASLLHNYKITLDQPERDCEITVGQFVRLNYRVRVKRLSKE, from the exons ATGTTTTTCAACAAACTTGACGACATTTCCAAAGAGACCGGAAAACGTGGATGGATTGATCTCCCATGCCTGTTCCAATACTATGCATTTGACACTATTGGAATGCTCGCCTATGGCAAGCGGTACGGTTTTATTGAACAGAATTCTGATATCAACGGAATCATCAAGTCGACGCGGGCGATACTCGACTACACTTCATAT GTTGGCAATTATCCACTGTTAGACAAGGCAACGATCAAAAACCCACTTATGTTGTGGCTGGGCCGAATGGGTTTTGTCCAAATGACCACGCCGTTAATTCCGTTCGCGATTAACTCGCAGGCTGGACGACTGGCGGAGATGCGAGAGAACCCTGAGCGCAAGGATACCAACCGGGATATCCTTGACAGCTACCTTGCATTGCATAGGGCTAAGCCGGATGTCGTAACCCATGATATAGTACTGGAGCTGGGAGTGATGTTGGGTTTTGCTGGATCGGAATCAAC TGGGGTCGCCCTAAGTGCATTTCTTTACCATGTCACACGCCATTCCGATATCTACCGCCGTGTCCGAAACGAGCTGGCGTCTCATATCGACGCCAATACAAGTCATGTATCGTATACAAAAGCTCAAAGCATGCCATATTTTGATGCCTGCGTGAAGGAGTCTTTCCGAATCCATCCCCCCAGCGGCTTCGTGATGGAGCGTGTGGCTCCTCCGCAAGGAGTGGAGATTGCTGGGTACAAAGTCCCCGGCAATGTGATTGTTGGCTGCAATCCACACGCCGTGCATCGTGATAAGGCAATATTTGGAGAGGACGCAGATGTGTATCGCCCTGAGCGATGGCTCGAGGCTAGTGACGCGCAAGCGCGCGAAATGTGGAAGGGAATGCTGCATTTTGGTAGCGGATCACATACATGCTTGGGTCGGCATATTAGTGTGATGGAGGTGTATAAACTGGGCGCGTCACTGTTGCATAACTACAAG ATCACCCTGGACCAACCGGAAAGAGACTGCGAGATTACAGTAGGGCAGTTTGTACGGTTGAACTACCGGGTACGGGTAAAGCGATTATCTAAGGAGTAG
- a CDS encoding cytochrome P450 (COG:Q;~EggNog:ENOG410PJ9D;~InterPro:IPR001128,IPR017972,IPR002401,IPR036396;~PFAM:PF00067;~SMCOG1034:cytochrome P450;~antiSMASH:Cluster_2.2;~go_function: GO:0005506 - iron ion binding [Evidence IEA];~go_function: GO:0016705 - oxidoreductase activity, acting on paired donors, with incorporation or reduction of molecular oxygen [Evidence IEA];~go_function: GO:0020037 - heme binding [Evidence IEA];~go_process: GO:0055114 - oxidation-reduction process [Evidence IEA]): MQYLDSLNKIYGPLVRISPNEVVLSDLQATKDIHRVGTSFRKSDWYSKLTTAREHNIFSLVDPKAHQERRRLLSHPLSEGPLRELEPVVLENVELAIRKIQERMDTDGSADLLKWFFFMATDIIGQLSFGESFRMLEYGKETQYSIDLKNVTFYNALLVEIPLIMKVVSAIPCSFIKNITSAAARRTAYAENLLNRYRQYLKSNPDCEKPMLLSRELKAHDAGQISHDVIESDAEAYILGGSDTTAITLTYLVWVVSEHPAVQQRLIREVRSLPDGFKADDLKKLSYMGQVIEESLRLYGAAPGDLPRAVPAGGKRLCGHYIPGGLTVTTQAFDPSRWENPTQDMKDAFMPFGAGSRICLGLHLARLELRMTIAHFHRAFPKGVRLTDGMTDGDMEMENYFLIQPKARRCKVARA, from the exons ATGCAATATCTTGACTCATTGAATAAGATATATG GCCCTCTCGTTCGCATCAGTCCCAATGAGGTTGTTCTTTCCGACTTGCAAGCCACCAAAGATATCCATCGCGTTGGCACTAGCTTCCGGAAGTCCGACTGGTACAGCAAGCTTACTACTGCCCGCGAGCATAacatcttctctttggttGATCCTAAGGCTCATCAAGAGCGACGCAGACTGCTCTCACACCCTCTGTCGGAGGGTCCACTGCGAGAACTAGAGCCAGTAGTTCTGGAAAATGTTGAGCTGGCTATCCGCAAGATCCAGGAGCGTATGGACACGGATGGCAGCGCTGATTTGTTGAAATGGTTTTTCTTCATGGCTACCGATATCATTGGTCAGTTGAGCTTTGGCGAGTCGTTTCGCATGTTGGAATATGGCAAA GAGACCCAATATTCCATTGATCTCAAAAACGTCACGTTTTACAATGCGTTACTTGTCGAGATCCCCCTGATCATGAAAGTCGTTTCTGCCATTCCTTGCAGCTTCATCAAGAACATTACATCTGCTGCAGCCCGGCGCACGGCATACGCTGAGAATCTCCTGAACCGCTACAGGCAGTATCTGAAATCAAACCCCGACTGCGAAAAGCCAATGTTACTTTCGCGTGAGCTGAAAGCCCATGACGCCGGCCAAATCTCACACGACGTAATCGAGTCTGATGCGGAGGCCTACATTCTTggcggcagcgacacgacaGCGATCACGCTCACATATCTTGTTTGGGTGGTATCAGAACACCCTGCCGTGCAGCAACGCCTGATCAGGGAAGTAAGAAGCCTGCCTGACGGTTTTAAAGCGGACGATCTGAAGAAGCTGTCTTATATGGGCCAGGTGATCGAGGAATCACTGCGTCTCTACGGCGCTGCCCCTGGTGATTTACCTCGCGCTGTACCTGCGGGTGGAAAGAGGCTATGTGGACATTACATTCCCGGTGGACTTACAGTCACAACACAGGC GTTTGATCCGTCCCGATGGGAGAACCCGACTCAAGACATGAAAGATGCCTTTATGCCGTTTGGTGCAGGTAGCCGAA TCTGTCTCGGTCTTCATCTAGCCCGCTTAGAGCTCCGCATGACGATTGCGCACTTTCATCGCGCCTTCCCTAAAGGGGTCAGATTAACAGACGGCATGACGGATGGTGACATGGAGATGGAAAACTATTTCTTGATTCAACCAAAGGCAAGACGCTGTAAGGTGGCTCGCGCGTAG
- a CDS encoding putative secondary metabolism biosynthetic enzyme (COG:V;~EggNog:ENOG410PK6U;~InterPro:IPR036291,IPR001509;~PFAM:PF16363,PF01370;~SMCOG1010:NAD-dependent epimerase/dehydratase;~antiSMASH:Cluster_2.2;~go_function: GO:0003824 - catalytic activity [Evidence IEA]), giving the protein MALSMTKTILVTGVNGYLASNIATTVLNAGYRLRGTCRSKERASRLLNGPWKPYADRIEIAEVPDLCEVSGFNEAVKGVSAIIHTAAPVIGPSITHASQLIKPTVKGTENLLNSALAYAGSQLESFVFTSSAAAVITPGAQPPHTYDDNSWNKIHPLLLKDGVEDISVYEAYPCAKIAAEKLVWAFRDTKKPPFAISVICGSIATGPPIILPETTDKLPLTLAPVYNGLIGKDVPGPQDAIVKIAGATPYVDVRNLATIYLWCAENTAKADGERYLVVAGHGPKQAILDILNEEYPERRGVILKGSLDQRYNKDWTFDEGGVGFNSTKVKNAVGLDWIPYDQSIIDTAKSLEPLLEAEKEGLLV; this is encoded by the exons ATGGCTCTATCCATGACCAAAACCATCCTCGTCACCGGCGTCAACGGATACCTAGCGTCCAATATAGCCACCACTGTCCTGAATGCCGGATATCGCCTGCGTGGTACCTGTCGTTCCAAAGAACGTGCTTCGCGTCTGCTCAATGGGCCATGGAAGCCCTACGCGGACCGAATCGAGATTGCGGAAGTACCGGATCTCTGTGAAGTATCTGGATTTAATGAAGCTGTCAAAG GTGTCTCTGCTATTATCCACACGGCTGCACCCGTTATCGGCCCGTCCATTACCCATGCATCGCAACTCATTAAGCCAACAGTCAAGGGCACAGAGAATCTGTTAAACTCAGCTTTGGCTTATGCAGGTTCTCAACTTGAAAGCTTTGTTTTTACCTCGTCTGCGGCGGCAGTCATCACTCCTGGTGCGCAACCTCCGCATACCTACGACGATAACAGCTGGAACAAAATTCATCCCCTGCTCTTAAAGGACGGGGTAGAGGATATCTCCGTCTATGAGGCATATCCGTGTGCAAAGATCGCCGCGGAAAAGCTCGTTTGGGCTTTCAGAGATACCAAGAAG CCTCCATTCGCCATAAGCGTCATCTGCGGCTCCATCGCCACTGGCCCACCGATCATTCTCCCTGAGACAACAGACAAGCTCCCTCTAACCCTGGCTCCCGTTTACAACGGTCTCATCGGCAAAGACGTTCCCGGACCCCAAGACGCCATTGTCAAGATTGCTGGTGCAACTCCCTACGTTGACGTGCGCAATCTGGCAACCATCTATCTATGGTGCGCCGAGAACACTGCCAAGGCCGATGGTGAACGCTATCTCGTGGTTGCGGGACATGGCCCCAAGCAGGCTATCTTGGATATTTTGAATGAGGAATATCCCGAGCGGCGGGGTGTAATCCTTAAGGGCAGTCTGGATCAGCGCTATAACAAGGACTGGACGTTCGATGAAGGAGGTGTGGGGTTCAATTCGACGAAGGTGAAGAATGCGGTTGGGTTGGATTGGATTCCGTATGATCAGAGTATCATTGATACGGCTAAGTCTTTGGAGCCGCTGCTGGAGGCGGAGAAAGAGGGCTTGTTGGTTTAG
- a CDS encoding wax synthase family protein (COG:S;~EggNog:ENOG410PTJX;~InterPro:IPR032805;~PFAM:PF13813;~TransMembrane:4 (n4-10c15/16o34-56i297-318o324-346i358-379o);~antiSMASH:Cluster_2.2), translated as MLKLPVLVSLPDALSSLVPPDAERKPYPSWFEPVFYLSCAAVLLQTSRLVRVSWYLGVMLPLATQMLQYTKGSHIENYIAGLTIPASLVRVLDLALCHEPQREFWKIRGGTSKKEDKSMAWPQGVFARARWAFELLVSSRAIGWNIQAKNVPKVPKQGYGKFHFLCKRLTESIISFLIVDGVTYYRRTVVAPMVQSQTFWDIPLEYQILISWLSGYQVYNLLNMQYNLAATGTTVLGICELDDWPPLFGSFLPSNLWSVRRLWGSAWHQMMRRACNFSGGLACDLTRAKRGTLRRRYIDLYAAFGFSAVIHTVGSLCLRSEEHAFYQGVFYVMQPFMITLEDFVIYLGKSVGMQQNRLTGYVGFAFVCVWISFCFRYMAAAETACGWNLENPLPFSVAAQLHRYYQALH; from the exons ATGCTGAAGTTACCCGTCCTAGTTTCACTCCCTGATGCGCTCTCATCTCTCGTTCCTCCAGATGCAGAGCGAAAGCCCTATCCATCATGGTTCGAACCAGTGTTTTATCTCAGCTGCGCTGCTGTGCTTCTGCAAACTAGTCGATTGGTTCGCGTATCATGGTACCTGGGCGTTATGCTGCCACTGGCGACGCAAATGCTACAGTATACCAAGGGCAGTCACATTGAGAACTACATCGCCGGTCTTACCATCCCAGCATCGCTCGTTCGTGTGCTCGACCTTGCACTCTGTCATGAACCCCAGCGGGAGTTCTGGAAGATCCGCGGAGGTACATCAAAGAAGGAAGATAAAAGCATGGCTTGGCCACAGGGAGTCTTTGCGAGAGCTCGATGGGCGTTTGAATTGCTTGTCTCCTCGCGAGCCATTGGGTGGAATATTCAGGCTAAGAACGTTCCCAAAGTTCCTAAACAGGGCTATGGGAAATT tcatttcctttgcaagCGTCTCACCGAGTCCATCATTTCCTTCCTAATTGTTGACGGCGTCACCTACTACCGGCGCACAGTCGTAGCACCCATGGTCCAATCCCAAACTTTCTGGGACATTCCCCTAGAATACCAGATACTCATCAGCTGGTTAAGCGGCTATCAGGTATACAACCTGCTCAATATGCAGTACAACCTAGCAGCAACCGGAACGACAGTCCTGGGAATCTGTGAGCTAGATGATTGGCCACCTCTATTCGGAAGTTTCCTACCCAGTAATCTCTGGTCCGTCCGACGCCTCTGGGGCAGTGCTTGGCACCAGATGATGCGGAGAGCATGTAACTTCTCGGGTGGACTTGCGTGTGATCTGACGCGTGCGAAAAGAGGCACATTACGGCGCCGATACATTGATCTTTACGCCGCATTTGGCTTCTCGGCTGTGATTCATACTGTCGGCAGTCTTTGTCTCCGCAGTGAGGAGCATGCGTTCTATCAGGGTGTGTTCTATGTTATGCAGCCATTTATGATCACATTGGAGGATTTTGTGATTTATCTGGGCAAGTCGGTGGGGATGCAGCAGAATC GTCTTACTGGGTACGTTGGATTTGCTTTTGTTTGTGTGTGGATTTCCTTTTGCTTCCGTTACATGGCGGCAGCAGAGACCGCTTGTGGTTGGAACCTGGAAAACCCGTTGCCTTTCAGTGTTGCTGCTCAGTTGCATCGATATTATCAAGCGTTGCACTGA
- a CDS encoding uncharacterized protein (COG:L;~EggNog:ENOG410PGPZ;~InterPro:IPR021109,IPR000477,IPR001584,IPR036397, IPR012337,IPR041373,IPR043502,IPR041588,IPR043128;~PFAM:PF17917,PF09337,PF17919,PF00078,PF17921, PF00665;~antiSMASH:Cluster_2.2;~go_function: GO:0003676 - nucleic acid binding [Evidence IEA];~go_process: GO:0015074 - DNA integration [Evidence IEA]), whose translation MILPITLSRHEKELTSYAMLDTGAEGKRFVDKEWAQDHGLKLLPLKRPIRLETFDGQEAESGPITHYVQMHMRINDHQEKRACFLVTQLAHYPVVLGLPWLKIHDPRIGFAEHTVLFDSKYCQEHCNVPTRPAKIRALHDIPRKTRPKHLPARPEGLEHQDIAAISLSACSAYARKNYRMFTVTVKDIEAALNPTPDEEDPTTKLPPEFQDFADVFSPKEAERLPPHRPYDHDIKLQEGKVPPFGPLYPMSREELKALKEWIEENLKKGFIRPSSSPAASPVLFVKKPGGGLRFCVDYRALNAITVKDRYPLPLTKETLNNLKGMKYFTKIDIISAFNNLRIKKGLEYLTAFRTRLGLFESLVMPFGLTGAPASFQRFMNDTLRDYLDVFCTAYLDDILIYSKTREEHIRHVRLVLEKLRDAGLFAKLSKCEFAVPETKFLGIIVGRDGLRMDPDKVKTIVDWETPTCVTDVQAFIGFANFYRRFIKDFSKIITPLVNLTKKGIQFKWDTTCELSFNALKKAFTTAPVLRPFDWNKEVILETDASDYVSAGVLSQYDDNGVLHPVAFFSKKHSATECNYEIYDKELLAIIRCFEEWRPELEGTPSPIKVITDHRNLEYFMTTKLLNRRQARWSEFLSRFNFKIIYRPGKQGAKPDALTRRSEDLPKEGDERLLHQSQTVLKKENLEPAPDNSPVTLNATTRARDHSAESSVENPPRIPAQTRRVRFADETNHDVPEPPQDIKNLLDNAYSVDETVLSILEALDKDATRHPQITLADCQRRGKYLFYRNRLYVPDNGELKAELLRQCHDKPAIGHPGRSKTYELLSREYYWPGMYQYVEQWTQNCHTCRRIKPSREARQGILRPLPVPERSWQDISMDFVTHLPPSRGYDAILVVVDRLTKMKHFIPCKGTCNAEEVARLYAYNVWKLHGLPQTIVSDRGPQFVAQFWKHLTRRLQITNLLSTAYHPETDGQTERTNAVLEQYLRAYVSYLQDDWSEWLPLAEFAANSARSESTHVSPFFANYGFHPRMGFEPVLPTNRPARDAEEFACRMELITEFVRTAITSAQARQEEQANRKRQPARRYQVGQYVWLDSRNIRTLRPQKKLDWKNLGPFRIVEIVNPHAYKLDLPASMRMHPVFNVSLLRPAAGNPVPGQRQEPPPPVEVDGLEEWQVEDILDSRWERRGRGDLV comes from the coding sequence atgattctgcctATAACTCTGTCCCGACATGAGAAGGAACTGACGAGCTACGCCAtgcttgacactggtgcTGAAGGGAAGAGATTTGTTGATAAGGAATGGGCCCAAGACCACGGCCTCAAGTTACTGCCACTGAAAAGACCAATCCGCCTGGAGACTTTCGACGGCCAAGAAGCTGAGAGTGGGCCAATCACCCACTATGTCCAGATGCACATGAGAATCAATGATCACCAAGAGAAAAGAGCTTGTTTTCTGGTCACACAGCTAGCGCATTACCCTGTTGTGTTAGGACTCCCCTGGCTAAAGATCCACGATCCCCGAATCGGTTTCGCTGAACATACCGTCCTGTTTGACAGCAAGtactgccaggaacactgcaaTGTACCCACAAGACCTGCAAAAATACGAGCTTTACATGATATTCCGCGAAAGACCCGCCCAAAGCACCTGCCTGCCCGACCTGAAGGCCTGGAACACCAAGACATTGCTGCTATATCCCTGTCTGCCTGCTCTGCTTATGCGCGGAAGAATTACCGCATGTTTACCGTCACTGTCAAGGATATCGAAGCTGCTCTGAATCCCACACCtgacgaagaagacccaACAACTAAACTGCCACCTGAATTCCAAGACTTTGCTGATGTATTCTCACCCAAGGAGGCTGAGCGCCTGCCGCCCCACCGCCCCTACGACCACGACATCAAGCTGCAGGAGGGGAAAGTGCCCCcatttgggcccttgtaTCCGATGTCCCGGGAAGAATTGAAGGCCCTGAAAGAATGGATTGAGGAAAACCTGAAGAAAGGATTTATTCGAcccagctcatcacctgctgcATCCCCTGTTCTATTTGTCAAAAAGCCAGGAGGAGGTCTTcgattctgtgttgactatcgtgccctgaacgccattactgTGAAAGATCGCTATCCGCTACCgttgaccaaggagaccctgAATAACCTGAAAGGGATGAAATATTTCACGAAGATCGACATAATTTCCGCCTTTAACAACCTGAGAATCAAGAAAGGACTCGAATACTTGACTGCCTTCCGTACACGACTAGGCCTATTTGAATCCCTTGTGATGCCCTTTGGCCTGACTGGCGCACCTGCTTCATTCCAGCGATTCATGAATGACACCCTGCGAGACTACCTGGATGTCTTCTGCACTGCCTATTTGGATGACATCCTGATTTATAGTAAGACCCGTGAGGAGCACATTCGCCACGTCCGCCTGGTTCTTGAGAAATTGCGAGATGCAGGCCTCTTTGCCAAATTGTCCAAGTGTGAATTTGCGGTGCCTGAGACTAAGTTCCTGGGTATTATTGTCGGCCGAGATGGACTACGCATGGATCCTGACAAGGTGAAGACTATTGTTGACTGGGAGACCCCAACTTGTGTGACTGATGTCCAAGCATTCATTGGCTTTGCGAACTTTTACCGGAGGTTTATCAAAGATTTCTCAAAGATTATTACGCCCCTAGTGAACCTGACAAAGAAAGGCATCCAGTTTAAATGGGACACTACCTGCGAACTAAGCTTCAATGCCCTGAAAAAGGCCTTCACTACTGCGCCTGTTCTCAGACCGTTTGACTGGAATAAAGAAGTCATCCTAGAAACTGATGCATCTGACTATGTCTCTGCTGGGGTCCTGTCCCAATATGACGACAATGGTGTCTTGCACCCTgtggccttcttctccaagaaGCACTCAGCAACTGAATGCAATTATGAGATTTATGATAAGGAACTACTGGCTATCATCCGCTGTTTCGAGGAATGGCGCCCTGAGCTGGAAGGAACCCCATCTCCCATCAAAGTTATCACTGATCACCGGAAcctggaatacttcatgacaaCTAAGCTCCTGAACCGCCGACAAGCCCGCTGGTCTGAGTTCCTGTCCCGATttaacttcaagatcatttATCGCCCAGGCAAACAAGGAGCGAAGCCTGACGCCCTGACCAGGAGGTCAGAGGATCTCCCTAAAGAGGGGGATGAGCGCCTGCTacaccaaagccagactgtcctgaagaaagagaaccttGAGCCTGCACCTGACAATTCACCTGTCACCCTGAATGCCACCACTAGAGCCCGAGACCATTCTGCTGAAAGCTCTGTTGAGAACCCACCCAGAATACCTGCTCAAACCAGGAGAGTCAGATTCGCTGATGAGACCAATCATGATGTGCCAGAGCCACcacaagatatcaagaatctGCTGGATAATGCGTATTCCGTTGATGAAACAGTACTGTCAATTCTGGAAGCCCTAGATAAGGACGCCACACGACACCCTCAGATCACCCTAGCTGActgccagagaagaggcaaaTACCTCTTCTATCGAAATCGTCTTTATGTTCCAGATAATGGAGAGCTAAAAGCCGAGCTATTGAGACAATGCCATGACAAGCCAGCCATAGGACACCCTGGCCGATCCAAAACTTATGAGCTCCTGTCCCGGGAATACTACTGGCCTGGAATGTACCAGTATGTTGAACAATGGACCCAGAATTGCCACACATGCCGCCGCATCAAGCCATCCAGAGAAGCCCGTCAAGGCATCCTGCGCCCTCTGCCTGTCCCTGAAAGATCCTGGCAAGATATTAGCATGGACTTCGTCACACATCTACCTCCAAGCCGTGGGTACGATGCGATCCTGGTTGTAGTGGACCGACTGACAAAGATGAAACACTTCATTCCGTGCAAAGGAACCTGCAATGCCGAAGAAGTGGCCCGCCTGTATGCCTACAATGTCTGGAAACTCCATGGCCTGCCGCAAACTATTGTATCAGATCGAGGACCACAATTTGTTGCCCAGTTCTGGAAACACCTGACACGCCGCCTGCAAATCACGAACCTGCtgtcaactgcctaccatcCTGAGACTGACGGCCAGACTGAGAGGACCAATGCCGTTCTGGAACAATATCTCCGCGCCTATGTATCCTACCTACAAGATGACTGGTCTGAATGGCTACCGCTAGCTGAGTTTGCTGCTAACTCTGCTCGCTCTGAGTCTACCCATGTTTCCCCATTTTTCGCGAACTATGGATTTCACCCACGAATGGGATTTGAACCTGTTCTGCCTACCAACCGTCCTGCCAGAGATGCTGAAGAGTTTGCCTGTCGAATGGAATTAATCACTGAGTTTGTTCGTACCGCGATCACATCCGCCCAGGCCCGTCAGGAGGAACAGGCCAATCGGAAGAGGCAGCCTGCCCGTCGCTATCAAGTCGGCCAGTATGTATGGCTAGATTCCCGCAATATCCGGACCCTGCGCCCACAGAAGAAGCTAGATTGGAAGAACCTGGGACCATTCCGCATTGTTGAGATTGTTAACCCGCATGCTTATAAGCTCGACCTGCCTGCTAGTATGAGGATGCATCCTGTGTTCAACGTTAGCTTGCTCCGCCCTGCTGCTGGAAACCCTGTCCCAGGCCAGAGACAAGAACCGCCGCCACCTGTTGAAGTGGATGGACTTGAAGAATGGCAAGTTGAGGATATCTTGGATTCCCGCTGGGAAAGGAGAGGTCGCGGGGACCTCGTCTGA